In a genomic window of Pedobacter sp. KBS0701:
- a CDS encoding polysaccharide deacetylase family protein, which translates to MKYSFLTLITAGVILFASCQSKSQTENSANKDSAAQSTKTAAGTGTPVDVSKIKVADAKTILARKQVPILCYHQVRNWKPTDGKVGKDYIVEIQNFKDQMKMLADSGYHTILPDQLYAYLNTGAALPSKPIMLTFDDTDMDQFTIVRPTLEKLGYKAVYFIMTVSIGRKGKFVDYMTKEQIKQLSDEGNVIGSHTYDHKNFKKYAGKDWEEQLDKPTKKLEEITGKKMTEFAYPFGLWNAEGIPELKKRGFRMAYQLSTKRDEKDPLFTIRRIIASGYWSPKTLSNSIKNSF; encoded by the coding sequence ATGAAATACAGCTTTTTAACCTTAATAACAGCCGGAGTAATCTTATTTGCCAGCTGCCAATCTAAATCTCAGACAGAAAACTCTGCCAATAAAGATTCTGCTGCACAAAGCACCAAAACTGCAGCAGGTACCGGAACACCGGTTGACGTTTCGAAAATTAAAGTTGCTGATGCTAAAACCATTTTAGCCAGAAAACAAGTGCCAATTTTGTGTTACCACCAGGTAAGAAACTGGAAACCAACTGACGGTAAGGTCGGTAAAGACTATATTGTAGAAATCCAGAACTTTAAAGACCAGATGAAGATGCTGGCCGATAGCGGTTATCATACTATTTTACCAGATCAGCTTTATGCTTACTTAAATACTGGTGCTGCCCTACCGAGTAAACCAATTATGTTAACTTTTGATGATACTGACATGGATCAGTTTACCATTGTACGCCCAACTTTAGAAAAACTGGGCTATAAAGCCGTTTATTTTATCATGACCGTTTCGATAGGTAGAAAAGGCAAGTTTGTGGATTACATGACAAAAGAACAGATTAAACAACTTTCAGACGAAGGAAATGTGATCGGCAGCCACACTTACGACCATAAAAACTTTAAAAAATATGCCGGTAAGGATTGGGAAGAACAACTAGACAAACCAACCAAAAAACTGGAAGAAATTACCGGCAAAAAAATGACCGAATTTGCTTATCCATTCGGTTTATGGAATGCAGAAGGCATCCCTGAGCTTAAAAAACGTGGTTTTAGAATGGCTTACCAACTCTCGACCAAGCGTGATGAAAAAGATCCGTTATTTACCATCCGTAGGATTATTGCCAGCGGGTACTGGTCACCTAAAACTTTAAGCAACAGCATAAAAAATAGCTTTTAA
- a CDS encoding polysaccharide deacetylase family protein → MSKHLKTAACPLLSILFLGLFSLACSGNKQKEKTPVTSTTETVKTDSINTKPADNKTILARREVPVLCYHQIRNNIAGDSKRAHDDIIAPDKFKQHIKMLADSGYHSILPDQLYNYLVYGAKLPEKPIMITFDDTDEDQFTIGNTTLKKYGFKGVYFIMTVSIGKKGRIGYMTKAQIKQLADEGNTIASHTYDHKNFAQFTDADWTTQIDEPTKKLEEITGKKVEYFAFPYGVSKASTLHKLKEHGFKAAFILSTSRDENYPLYTIRRIIDPGRYTAKNLYYSINKSFNKTKS, encoded by the coding sequence TTGAGTAAACATCTAAAAACAGCTGCCTGTCCCCTTTTATCAATTCTATTTTTGGGGTTATTTTCGTTGGCCTGCTCAGGCAACAAACAAAAAGAGAAAACTCCGGTTACAAGTACTACCGAAACGGTTAAAACAGATTCTATAAATACCAAACCTGCCGATAACAAAACCATCCTGGCTCGCAGAGAAGTACCCGTTCTGTGTTACCACCAAATTAGAAACAATATTGCCGGTGATAGTAAAAGAGCACATGATGACATTATTGCTCCTGATAAATTTAAGCAGCATATAAAAATGCTGGCCGATAGTGGTTACCACTCTATTTTGCCCGATCAGTTGTACAATTACCTGGTTTATGGTGCTAAATTACCCGAAAAACCAATTATGATCACTTTTGATGATACGGATGAAGACCAATTCACCATTGGGAACACCACATTGAAAAAGTACGGTTTTAAAGGGGTTTATTTTATCATGACGGTATCAATCGGTAAAAAAGGGCGCATTGGTTACATGACTAAAGCGCAGATTAAACAATTAGCTGATGAAGGAAATACCATCGCCAGCCATACCTATGATCATAAAAACTTTGCACAGTTTACCGATGCCGACTGGACCACTCAAATTGACGAGCCGACAAAAAAACTGGAAGAAATAACAGGTAAGAAAGTAGAATATTTCGCATTCCCTTACGGCGTTTCAAAGGCATCTACATTACATAAATTAAAAGAACATGGCTTTAAGGCTGCATTTATCCTGTCTACTTCTAGAGATGAAAACTACCCGCTTTATACCATCAGAAGAATAATTGATCCGGGAAGATATACGGCAAAAAACTTATATTACAGCATCAATAAGAGTTTTAATAAAACAAAATCTTAG
- a CDS encoding DUF3298 and DUF4163 domain-containing protein, translating to MKYSFLICLFGLAIISACNSPKNGTNNADTTDSTANVKAGLAENFYKRLEGSIAGKKVVMHLQRVDDDVSGSYYYDGSWLNLSTDTLIGKDSIVLAEYSFYESYFTQDSKSPHLKLKWNGNGFDGIWESGDKTKKYPIALTEKYADGSYHFNAGIYEDSVKAFANRAKSPAAQISFEYLESKNTDEYGNWLNTELKKILGIKSQVERSTGFKNIAADYFKDYKLQVAEQSKNGRGDDFEAWMNYTNNSQQSVSYNDNGYVVIDFLADAYTGGAHGNYSSTMFCLDVKNKTQMVLSDIVKIDSNTLQGILERNLRKEYNIKANDALSTVLFDDFIKPNNNFYFNTNGIAFMYNPYEVASYAQGQIVVFIPYSDLKTYLVPAFAQRMGIK from the coding sequence ATGAAGTATTCTTTTCTTATTTGCCTTTTTGGATTAGCCATAATATCAGCCTGTAACAGTCCAAAAAACGGAACCAACAACGCTGATACTACAGATAGTACAGCTAATGTAAAAGCCGGGCTGGCCGAAAATTTCTATAAACGCTTAGAAGGTAGCATAGCAGGCAAAAAGGTTGTCATGCATTTGCAAAGAGTGGATGATGATGTGAGCGGTTCTTATTATTACGATGGATCATGGCTTAACCTCTCAACCGACACGTTAATCGGGAAAGACAGCATTGTACTTGCTGAGTATAGTTTTTATGAATCATATTTTACACAGGATTCAAAATCGCCACATTTAAAATTAAAATGGAATGGAAATGGTTTTGACGGCATTTGGGAAAGTGGTGATAAAACCAAAAAATACCCAATTGCCCTGACAGAAAAATATGCAGATGGAAGTTATCACTTCAATGCAGGCATTTACGAAGATTCAGTTAAAGCTTTTGCCAATCGCGCCAAATCACCCGCGGCACAGATCAGCTTTGAATATCTCGAAAGTAAAAATACAGATGAATATGGCAATTGGTTAAATACCGAACTTAAAAAGATATTAGGAATAAAATCGCAGGTTGAACGCTCAACTGGTTTTAAAAATATTGCTGCTGACTATTTTAAAGATTATAAATTGCAGGTTGCCGAACAATCAAAAAATGGCCGTGGCGACGATTTTGAGGCCTGGATGAATTACACTAACAATAGCCAGCAATCGGTTAGTTATAATGATAATGGTTATGTAGTTATCGATTTCCTGGCTGACGCTTATACTGGTGGCGCACATGGCAATTACAGCAGCACGATGTTTTGTTTAGATGTAAAAAACAAAACACAAATGGTGTTGAGCGACATTGTTAAAATCGATTCGAATACTTTACAGGGCATTTTAGAACGTAATCTTCGTAAAGAATACAACATTAAGGCTAATGATGCTTTAAGCACCGTACTTTTTGATGATTTTATAAAGCCGAATAATAACTTTTATTTCAATACGAACGGCATCGCTTTTATGTATAACCCATACGAAGTAGCAAGTTACGCTCAAGGGCAAATTGTAGTGTTTATTCCTTATTCGGATTTAAAGACTTATTTGGTGCCGGCTTTTGCGCAACGGATGGGAATTAAATAG
- a CDS encoding 3-oxoacyl-ACP synthase yields MSALKSKLYQLCLTFIQNRIENIEYSLQQARQASNDDTKSSAGDKYETTREMMQQEMDRNGKLLYEAGQQKIALQQIENVESDRLVKNGSLVLTTEGNFYISISAGELNTDGLKFFAVSQASPIGRFLIGKVINESFKFNGKDYIVKEIL; encoded by the coding sequence ATGTCTGCATTAAAATCTAAACTTTATCAGCTTTGCTTAACTTTTATTCAAAACAGGATCGAAAACATTGAATATTCGTTACAACAGGCCCGACAAGCTTCAAACGATGATACAAAAAGCAGCGCAGGTGATAAATATGAAACCACACGCGAAATGATGCAGCAGGAAATGGATCGCAATGGTAAATTGTTATACGAAGCTGGTCAGCAGAAAATTGCTTTACAGCAGATTGAAAATGTAGAATCAGATCGATTGGTTAAAAATGGGAGTTTGGTACTCACTACCGAAGGTAATTTTTACATCAGCATTAGTGCAGGCGAATTAAACACCGATGGACTAAAATTCTTTGCAGTATCGCAGGCTTCGCCAATCGGCAGGTTTTTGATCGGAAAAGTTATCAATGAAAGTTTTAAGTTTAATGGCAAAGATTATATTGTAAAAGAAATACTGTAA
- a CDS encoding DUF1801 domain-containing protein, translated as MLNPLDHYFEQKDEPVKSCLQYLRSLLMGYDDITEHWKYGMPFYYHKRKMFCYLWIHKKLHHPYIGLVDGHKIEHEDLLQEKRARMKIFLINHLEDIPKKKIECILNLAFDLRK; from the coding sequence ATGCTAAATCCTCTTGATCATTATTTCGAACAAAAAGATGAACCTGTAAAAAGCTGCCTGCAATATTTAAGGTCACTTTTAATGGGGTATGACGATATTACTGAGCATTGGAAATACGGAATGCCTTTTTATTACCACAAACGAAAAATGTTCTGTTATCTTTGGATCCATAAAAAACTCCATCACCCTTACATTGGTTTGGTTGACGGACATAAAATTGAACACGAAGATCTGTTGCAGGAGAAAAGAGCCCGGATGAAAATTTTTTTGATCAATCATCTCGAAGATATTCCCAAAAAGAAAATCGAATGCATTTTAAACCTGGCTTTTGACCTTCGCAAATAG
- a CDS encoding nitroreductase, translating to MSTTYDIISKVIKERRSIFPASYIKKEIPVEVINQILETANYAPTHKLTQPWRFVVIRKAGLAKLGEELGKLYKELVSPQQFLQKKYDSFAEKTSQADCIIAINMQVSGKIPEWEELAAVSCAVQNMALTAKSLQVGAYWSSPPLIDNLGHFLSLGENEKCIGLFYMGYHNEKPWTPNRTSMEEKVRWIEG from the coding sequence ATGAGTACAACATACGATATCATCTCAAAAGTTATAAAAGAACGTCGCAGTATTTTCCCTGCAAGCTATATCAAAAAAGAAATTCCGGTTGAGGTAATCAACCAGATTTTAGAAACGGCCAATTATGCACCAACACATAAGTTAACCCAGCCCTGGCGTTTTGTAGTCATCAGAAAAGCTGGACTGGCTAAACTAGGTGAAGAACTTGGTAAACTATATAAAGAGTTGGTTTCCCCTCAACAATTTCTTCAGAAAAAGTACGATAGCTTTGCCGAAAAAACGAGTCAGGCTGATTGTATTATAGCTATCAATATGCAGGTGAGCGGTAAAATACCCGAGTGGGAAGAGTTGGCGGCGGTTTCCTGCGCGGTTCAAAATATGGCTTTAACTGCAAAAAGTTTGCAGGTTGGCGCATACTGGAGCTCTCCACCATTGATTGACAATTTAGGCCATTTCTTAAGTTTGGGTGAAAATGAAAAATGCATCGGCTTATTTTACATGGGCTATCATAATGAAAAACCCTGGACGCCAAACCGCACATCGATGGAAGAGAAGGTGAGGTGGATAGAGGGGTAG
- a CDS encoding ABC-F family ATP-binding cassette domain-containing protein, with product MISVSNLSLRYGKRTLFEDVNLKFTQGNCYGVIGANGAGKSTFLKILSGEVNQTSGSVAFTPGERMAVLKQNHYEFDEFSVLETVMIGHKELYAIMKEKDAIYMKEDFSEKDGERAGELENLFAEMDGWNMESNAATMLSNLGITEDNHYKLLKELDNTQKVRVLLAQALFGNPDILLLDEPTNDLDIETIAWLENFLADYQNIVLVVSHDRHFLDAVCTHIVDIDFAKMSIYTGNYTFWYESSQLALKQRSDQNKKMEDKVKELQEFIRRFSANASKSKQATSRKKALDKIDITEIKASSRKYPAIIFNNTGREAGDQILQVENLGKNGNDGVLFDKVTFMVNKGDKIAVLSQNSLATAAFYDVLTGRDTDHRGEFKWGVTISTADIPNDNSEYFAGKDENLVDWLREYSGTDADEQFVRSFLGRMLFSGEEVLKNVKVLSGGEKMRCMFSRMMLQQANLLMFDEPTNHLDLESIEALNNGMKDFKGAILFTSRDHQLTETVANRIIEITPKGTIDKLMTYDEYINSSDVAKLREEMYA from the coding sequence ATGATTTCAGTTTCTAATTTATCTTTACGGTACGGCAAGCGCACATTATTTGAAGATGTTAACCTAAAATTTACCCAGGGCAACTGCTATGGTGTAATTGGGGCTAATGGCGCAGGTAAATCTACTTTTCTTAAAATTTTATCAGGAGAAGTGAATCAAACCTCTGGCAGTGTGGCTTTTACGCCAGGTGAAAGAATGGCCGTTTTAAAACAAAACCATTACGAATTTGATGAGTTTTCGGTATTAGAAACCGTAATGATTGGCCATAAAGAACTTTATGCCATCATGAAAGAGAAAGATGCCATTTATATGAAAGAAGATTTCTCTGAAAAGGATGGCGAACGTGCCGGAGAGCTTGAAAATCTTTTTGCAGAAATGGATGGTTGGAACATGGAGAGCAACGCTGCAACGATGTTGAGCAATTTGGGCATAACTGAAGATAATCACTATAAATTGTTAAAGGAACTGGATAACACACAAAAAGTACGTGTGTTACTGGCACAGGCCCTGTTTGGCAATCCGGATATTTTGTTACTGGATGAGCCTACCAACGATTTGGATATCGAAACCATTGCCTGGTTAGAAAACTTCCTGGCCGATTATCAGAACATTGTTTTGGTGGTATCGCACGACAGGCACTTTTTAGATGCCGTTTGTACGCATATCGTAGATATCGATTTTGCCAAAATGAGCATCTACACCGGTAACTATACTTTTTGGTACGAATCCAGTCAGCTGGCCTTAAAACAACGTAGCGACCAGAACAAAAAAATGGAAGATAAGGTGAAGGAGTTACAGGAGTTTATCCGCAGGTTTAGTGCAAATGCATCTAAATCAAAGCAGGCCACTTCCCGTAAAAAAGCTTTAGATAAGATTGATATTACCGAAATTAAAGCATCGAGCAGAAAATATCCAGCCATTATATTCAATAATACCGGTCGCGAGGCTGGCGACCAGATTTTACAGGTCGAAAATCTGGGTAAAAATGGAAATGATGGTGTGTTGTTCGACAAAGTTACCTTTATGGTTAACAAGGGCGATAAAATTGCCGTATTATCTCAGAACAGTTTAGCTACCGCAGCATTTTATGATGTTTTAACGGGCAGAGATACCGACCATAGAGGTGAATTTAAATGGGGAGTTACCATTAGTACTGCAGATATTCCGAATGATAATTCTGAGTATTTTGCAGGTAAAGATGAAAACCTGGTAGATTGGTTGCGTGAGTACTCTGGTACTGATGCTGATGAACAATTTGTACGCAGCTTTTTAGGCCGGATGTTATTCTCAGGCGAAGAAGTACTTAAAAACGTAAAAGTGCTTTCAGGAGGTGAGAAAATGCGTTGTATGTTCTCCAGAATGATGTTACAACAGGCTAACTTGTTAATGTTTGATGAGCCAACCAATCACCTTGACCTTGAATCTATCGAGGCACTGAATAACGGCATGAAAGATTTTAAGGGTGCCATATTATTTACCTCGCGAGATCACCAGTTAACAGAAACCGTTGCCAACCGCATTATCGAAATTACACCAAAAGGTACTATCGATAAATTGATGACTTATGATGAATACATCAACAGCAGCGATGTTGCCAAATTAAGAGAAGAAATGTACGCTTAA
- a CDS encoding DUF4397 domain-containing protein yields MKTDLKNFSTTTKIILSLLAITLTITACKKDFNNDPIEAAGIGFIHASPGTAALDFILDNQKINSFTYTKDLGYYAAYPGIRVVGVAKKDTLKYLTYTNATLKSGSFYSVFVVDTLKSTKLLILEDDLKAPETDKAKVRFVNLSPGSSPFDLGIAGTDAPLFTAKAFKEFTTFSNIAPNDSYTFELKQGGTVKVSLPAVKIEKGKIYTIWAKGLSSKTDSTGLGLSVMTNK; encoded by the coding sequence ATGAAAACGGATTTGAAAAATTTTAGCACTACGACAAAAATTATACTCTCTCTCCTTGCGATAACTTTAACCATAACTGCCTGCAAAAAAGATTTTAACAATGATCCGATAGAAGCTGCCGGCATTGGCTTTATTCATGCATCACCAGGAACGGCTGCGCTTGATTTTATATTGGATAACCAAAAAATAAACAGCTTTACTTATACTAAAGATCTTGGCTATTATGCAGCTTATCCGGGTATCAGAGTGGTAGGTGTTGCAAAAAAAGATACTTTAAAGTACTTAACCTACACTAATGCGACTTTAAAATCAGGATCATTTTATTCGGTTTTCGTAGTAGATACCTTAAAATCTACAAAACTTTTGATCCTAGAAGATGATTTAAAAGCACCTGAAACCGATAAGGCTAAAGTTCGTTTTGTAAACTTAAGTCCGGGTTCTTCGCCATTTGATTTGGGAATTGCAGGTACAGATGCACCACTATTTACCGCAAAAGCATTTAAAGAGTTCACTACTTTTAGCAATATTGCGCCAAATGACAGCTACACTTTTGAATTAAAACAAGGCGGAACAGTTAAAGTTAGCTTGCCAGCCGTTAAAATCGAAAAAGGCAAAATTTATACCATCTGGGCTAAAGGCTTATCAAGCAAAACCGATAGTACAGGCCTTGGCTTATCTGTGATGACAAACAAATAA
- a CDS encoding RNA polymerase sigma factor has protein sequence MIKKILSFEEILKGCVKNDNSCKEMMYKSFYGYLMGIILRYTKNTSDSEELVNDSFIKIFKHVGGFKAPKNPEELQRSFKGWIAQIASRTAIDKIRSSKVQFYVDDLAESEHPATQVSVASELHVNDILSLLNHLPDTQRLVFNLYEIEGFAHDEISKMLNIPESSSRVYLTRSKNKLRTLYLNTMVNSYEKNG, from the coding sequence GTGATAAAAAAAATACTCAGTTTTGAGGAAATTTTAAAAGGCTGTGTAAAAAACGACAATAGCTGTAAAGAAATGATGTATAAATCATTTTACGGCTATTTAATGGGCATAATTTTAAGGTATACCAAGAATACTTCGGATAGTGAAGAGCTTGTAAATGATAGTTTTATCAAGATTTTCAAACATGTTGGTGGCTTCAAAGCACCAAAGAATCCGGAAGAATTACAAAGATCGTTTAAAGGTTGGATTGCCCAGATTGCTTCGCGGACAGCGATAGACAAGATCAGGAGTTCGAAGGTTCAGTTTTATGTTGATGATTTAGCAGAAAGCGAACATCCGGCTACCCAGGTTTCGGTTGCTTCGGAACTACACGTTAATGATATTTTGAGTTTACTAAATCACTTACCAGATACGCAGAGACTGGTATTTAACTTATATGAAATTGAGGGCTTTGCCCACGATGAAATTTCGAAGATGTTAAACATTCCCGAAAGTTCCAGTCGTGTTTACCTCACACGATCTAAAAATAAGTTACGTACCCTTTACCTAAATACCATGGTTAATTCATACGAAAAAAATGGATAA
- a CDS encoding outer membrane beta-barrel protein, whose amino-acid sequence MDKELIEHITAQLQNHEEVYSNGAWERFSEKKNKRRGIAFWPLWVAAALIFIFGGIFLAQNNTDQKNEFAIAKPKAHQNPAHGNTDLLISPKNIKPSLNNEINNHSTTVKNLADNQSIIATENLKPILEQQHGDAVFNTSAELNPVNHNLLDNKLSGINLSNIKSKEFEILTENKKPQPRTQTNFEKLLAQDSYANQQKPADKPSGNSKWQPDVYVAPAMGNDSKVTMNYGFSLSYAIANKLSISSGVSYASISTTESLNASAPQTLSGKNLASVDAKVRGINVPLELKYNISDKLYTNIGVSALAVLNNSQQNSYIVNQVQSFSAPAVNGYADSKTLIVQEKKVEPQPEASIDPDKYIGFYNFSLGYKQKISKKNNIAIEPFLRLPMKTFSKENLNLTNGGLRLKIDF is encoded by the coding sequence ATGGATAAGGAATTAATTGAGCATATTACGGCGCAACTCCAAAACCATGAGGAAGTTTATTCTAATGGTGCCTGGGAGCGCTTTTCGGAGAAAAAAAATAAGAGAAGAGGCATCGCTTTCTGGCCTTTGTGGGTTGCTGCTGCCTTAATTTTTATCTTCGGAGGTATATTTTTGGCGCAAAACAATACAGATCAGAAAAACGAGTTTGCCATCGCTAAACCTAAGGCACACCAAAATCCTGCTCATGGAAATACAGATCTCCTGATTTCGCCGAAAAACATTAAGCCATCCTTAAATAATGAGATTAACAACCATAGCACCACAGTAAAAAATTTAGCTGATAATCAATCAATTATAGCTACAGAAAATTTAAAACCTATATTGGAACAACAACATGGTGATGCAGTTTTCAATACATCAGCAGAATTAAATCCAGTTAACCACAATTTATTGGATAATAAACTTTCCGGGATAAATCTTTCAAATATAAAATCAAAAGAATTTGAAATTTTAACAGAAAATAAAAAACCTCAACCCCGTACACAAACAAATTTCGAAAAGTTGCTTGCTCAGGATAGCTATGCAAACCAACAGAAACCTGCCGATAAACCGAGTGGGAACTCTAAATGGCAACCTGATGTATATGTTGCCCCTGCTATGGGTAATGATAGTAAGGTAACCATGAATTATGGATTTTCTTTGTCGTATGCCATCGCCAATAAATTATCAATAAGTTCTGGTGTTTCGTATGCCTCTATTAGCACAACAGAATCGTTAAATGCTTCTGCACCACAAACCTTATCAGGCAAAAATCTGGCTTCAGTTGATGCTAAAGTGCGTGGAATTAATGTTCCTTTAGAATTAAAATACAATATCAGTGATAAACTTTATACCAATATTGGGGTTTCTGCACTTGCTGTTCTAAATAATTCGCAGCAGAACAGCTATATCGTTAATCAGGTTCAAAGTTTCTCTGCTCCGGCAGTAAATGGTTATGCAGATTCTAAGACCTTGATTGTACAAGAAAAGAAGGTAGAGCCGCAACCCGAAGCGAGCATAGATCCTGATAAATATATCGGATTCTACAATTTCTCTCTGGGTTACAAGCAAAAAATATCCAAAAAGAATAACATTGCTATCGAGCCTTTTTTAAGGTTACCCATGAAAACTTTCTCTAAAGAGAACCTTAACCTCACTAATGGCGGACTGCGGTTAAAAATTGATTTTTAA
- a CDS encoding Uma2 family endonuclease, which translates to MKNIKPYPAEDKLPPVKTLNEVDFSAEYSYADYMRFEFEERLEIIKGHLFKMSPAPSRIHQGISANIFVLIYNILKGKPCRVYSAPFDVRLAKKSVDDREVFTVVQPDIVVICDPAKLDQRGCIGAPDIVVEILSPGNNKKELIHKYEVYEEAGVKEYWIVSPTHKTFFRYILDDKGKFQPTKLLTEGEEVTTTVIPGFKLVLEEVFQD; encoded by the coding sequence ATGAAAAATATCAAGCCATATCCTGCAGAAGATAAACTACCCCCTGTTAAAACCCTTAACGAGGTCGATTTTTCTGCTGAATACAGTTATGCAGATTATATGCGCTTTGAATTTGAGGAACGCTTAGAAATTATTAAAGGACACTTATTCAAAATGAGTCCTGCTCCTTCTCGAATTCACCAGGGAATTTCAGCCAACATTTTTGTTCTTATATACAATATACTTAAAGGAAAACCATGTCGTGTCTATTCTGCTCCTTTTGATGTACGTTTAGCCAAGAAAAGTGTAGATGACAGAGAAGTTTTCACCGTAGTACAACCCGATATTGTAGTAATTTGCGATCCGGCTAAACTGGATCAGCGTGGCTGCATTGGCGCACCAGATATCGTTGTCGAAATTTTATCCCCGGGCAACAATAAAAAAGAACTGATCCATAAATATGAAGTTTACGAAGAAGCAGGTGTTAAAGAATATTGGATTGTAAGTCCTACGCACAAAACGTTTTTCAGGTATATCCTTGATGATAAAGGAAAATTTCAGCCTACCAAACTGCTCACCGAAGGCGAAGAGGTAACCACAACGGTTATACCAGGCTTTAAGCTTGTTTTAGAAGAGGTTTTTCAAGATTAA
- a CDS encoding peptidylprolyl isomerase: MNISPNSVVALTYELHTTNEEGQQVFVEKADEQNPLVFLYGVGMMLPKFEEHLTGLKTGDEYGFELSAADGYGDIDPGAFADLPKTMFTEAGGELPNVGDVIPLQDNNGNQFRAGVTAVHDETISVDLNHPMAGKNLVFSGVILNVREATQDELAHGHAHGADGHSGH, encoded by the coding sequence ATGAATATTTCACCAAACTCTGTAGTAGCGTTAACTTACGAATTGCATACTACTAACGAAGAAGGACAACAAGTTTTTGTAGAAAAAGCTGACGAACAAAATCCTTTAGTATTTTTATATGGCGTTGGCATGATGTTGCCTAAATTTGAAGAGCATTTAACTGGTTTAAAAACTGGTGATGAATATGGCTTCGAGCTATCTGCTGCAGATGGTTATGGTGATATTGATCCGGGAGCTTTTGCTGATCTGCCAAAAACGATGTTTACTGAAGCTGGCGGCGAACTGCCAAATGTTGGTGATGTGATTCCATTGCAAGATAACAATGGTAACCAGTTTAGAGCAGGTGTTACCGCTGTTCACGACGAAACCATTTCAGTAGATTTAAACCACCCAATGGCTGGTAAAAATTTAGTGTTTAGCGGTGTGATTTTAAATGTACGTGAAGCTACTCAGGATGAATTGGCGCATGGTCATGCTCACGGAGCTGATGGTCATTCAGGTCACTAA